The following nucleotide sequence is from Gemmatimonadota bacterium.
CGGCAGGTACTCCAGCGGCGAGGCGTAGTAGAAGTGCTCGGTGGGGGCCGCCTCGAAGAAGCGCTTGAGATCGTACGTGCCGCTCATGCACAGCGCGGCGCGGAACACCTCCGGATAGCGGCAGGTGACGGCCAGCGCGTTGAAGGCGCCGATGGAGGCGCCCGCCGTGACGATCTCGATATCGGGGTCGCGGCAGTCCTGCCGGATGGCGGGCACGAGCTCCCAGCGCACGAACTCCTGGAAGCGGTCCAGCGCCCACATCTGGTGTTGGGGCGAACCCTCCTGTCCCAGCATCATCCGGCCCGCCACGCTGTCGCAGGAGTAGATCTTGATCCGCCCTGCCGCCAGGTGATCCGCCAACGTGTCGATGATCCGGAACCGCTCGATCTCCTCGGCATCGCCGCCCGCGGTCGGGAAGAGCAGCACCGGCGTGCCCACCGCTCCCCAGCGGGCCACCGAGACCTTCTGCTGCAGGCGATCGGACACCCATTCCGCGTTCAGCTTCATGCGCGCGCTCCGCTGTCCGGTGCCTCCGCCTGGTCCTGACGCCACTGCTGGATGCGCGACCAGAACAGCTCCGTGAAGGAATCCACTTCGTGCTCGGGGAAGAGCGCCGCCACCTTGGCCCGCACGGCCCCGCGCGCCACCTCCGTCCCGAAGAAGGTGTGCGTCACCTCGTCCAGGTGGGGCAGGTGTCGGGCGCAGAACTCCTCGAAGCGGTCCGTGTCGAAGCGCTGATGGGCCAGGGCCACATACCGGTCCAGGTTCTCGCGGAAGGTGGCGTCCGGATCCATGACGGCGGAGAACTTCTCCCAGGTCAGCGGCTTCATCCGCCGCCTCGTGGCCGCGGCGAACAGCGACCACCGGATGTTGGCCGCGATCAGCCACGGAAAGTGGTAGTGCAGGGACGTGACCTGCGAATC
It contains:
- a CDS encoding alpha/beta hydrolase-fold protein, with translation MKLNAEWVSDRLQQKVSVARWGAVGTPVLLFPTAGGDAEEIERFRIIDTLADHLAAGRIKIYSCDSVAGRMMLGQEGSPQHQMWALDRFQEFVRWELVPAIRQDCRDPDIEIVTAGASIGAFNALAVTCRYPEVFRAALCMSGTYDLKRFFEAAPTEHFYYASPLEYLPALEGPTLDALRTRFVLLAAGEGKAENIGESWRVADLLGRKGVPNRVDSWGSDWDHDWPTWRRMLRHYLDELVPAPVS